In the Euphorbia lathyris chromosome 5, ddEupLath1.1, whole genome shotgun sequence genome, one interval contains:
- the LOC136230872 gene encoding uncharacterized protein, translated as MAREMSPGLKILWIWTLGTAAILVTNVVRTRLKDMDQLMNPEQQQQQQQNQTQIDSIISDEIQEKS; from the exons ATGGCGAGAGAGATGAGTCCTGGCCTCAAGATTCTCTGGATATGGACCCTCGGAACTGCCGCAA TTCTAGTGACTAATGTGGTAAGGACGAGACTAAAAGACATGGATCAGCTAATGAATCCAgaacagcagcagcagcagcagcagaatCAGACACAGATCGATTCGATTATCTCAGATGAGATTCAAGAGAAATCATAA